In Deltaproteobacteria bacterium, the sequence GTTGCCGTGGGCGAGAAAGTCAGCAAGATATTGGCGCCGACCGATCTGTCGAGACTGTCGCGCGCGGCGGTGCGCTACGCTCTAGAAATGGGGCGGGACCAGAATGCTGCCGTGATCGTCTACAACGTGATCAACGAGGAGGGCGCCTGGTTCGACAAAGACGACCGTCTGAATCCGGCCAGTGCTCTTCTGCCGCCGCAGAAAGAACGGCTCCATGAGTTCCTCCGCGACAACTTTGCCGATCTGATCGGCAAAGTCGAAGTCACGGAACTGGTCGAGGCCGGTGTGCCGCACAACAAGATTGTGCAAAAGGCCGAAGACGAAAAAGCCGACATGATCATCATGTCGACCCATGGCCGGACTGGTTTCGAACAGGTTTTGCTTGGCAGCGTGACCGCCAAGGTGGTCGCCCGCGCGCCGTGCCCGGTGTTGTCAATTCGTCCGCCGAAAAGCGAACCCAAATAAACTGTTTGGAGGTGCGTAGTGAAGCACCCGGACAAGATCCCCGTTGTCGGCGCAGGGATGACCTCGTTTCCGTACTTTGTCGAGGCGGACGAAACGGTATTGGCTGTCGAGAAGATGATGGATGCCCACGACATCCGCCACTTGCCGGTACAGCAAAACGGCAAGCTCGTCGGCATCGTATCCGAGCGCGATTTGCACCATCGGGTTGCCCGCTCGGCTTCGGTTGAAGCCAAGCAACAATTGAAGGCGCGCGACGTGATGGTTGCGGAGCCGTATGTCGTCGGTTTCAGCACGCCGCTCAACGAGGTAGTGGCGGCGATGGCGCAGCGCCACATCGGCTCAGCGATTGTCGTGCGCCGCGGCAAACTTGCCGGCATTCTTTCCGCCATCGACGTCTGTCGCATCTTCGCGGAGTATCTCGCCTCACACTTCCCAAACAGTGGCGGAGACAACCGAGCCGCCTAGCCTAAGCTTCGTACTCCGCGCCTCCGAGACTGTGTCGCAATGCCGTTCATGTTTCGACTGTCTCACCAAGACGGGAACTGCCTTGCCACAAAATCAACCACTTGTCCGTTCGCCCTGAGACCTGTCGAAGGGCTCCGAGCTGATGGCGACACAGTCTCTCCGACCGCAGCAGTCCTCACATTGTTTGTGGAACCCTGCTCATGTAAAACAAAGGCTTCCTAAAGCAGGGAGTCTGTGAAATCTACTTTCTTCTACGGTTGGATCATCGTCGGCATCTCGATGATCGCGGGCTTCTTGGGCTCCGGCGTCAGCAACGTCACCATGGCGGTGGTGTTGAAACCGATCAGCGAGGACTTGCACTGGAGCCGAGCGCTGACCGCTTCGGCAATAACCCTGGGCTCGATCGGCGGCGGGCTGCTGGCGCCGATATTTGGGCCCATCGCCGATCGCCTCGGGCCGCGCTATTTGCTGCCGTGCGGCGCCGCGCTGGTCGGTACTCTGGTGATGGCGTTGAGCTTGTCACACCAACCCTGGCAGTTTTACGCTACCTTCGTGCCGGCCCGCGCCCTCGCCGAAACGCTCCTGACCGGAGTCGTGCCGATGACTGCGGTAGCGAATTGGTTTTACGCCAAGCGACCGCGCGCACTCGGCATGGTGGCACTATCGATTCCTTTCGGCTCGTTCGCGCTCTCGCTCATTTATCAGAGCATGATCGTCGCCTACGGCTGGCGCAG encodes:
- a CDS encoding universal stress protein: MLLARVLSVSEEVAVGEKVSKILAPTDLSRLSRAAVRYALEMGRDQNAAVIVYNVINEEGAWFDKDDRLNPASALLPPQKERLHEFLRDNFADLIGKVEVTELVEAGVPHNKIVQKAEDEKADMIIMSTHGRTGFEQVLLGSVTAKVVARAPCPVLSIRPPKSEPK
- a CDS encoding CBS domain-containing protein translates to MKHPDKIPVVGAGMTSFPYFVEADETVLAVEKMMDAHDIRHLPVQQNGKLVGIVSERDLHHRVARSASVEAKQQLKARDVMVAEPYVVGFSTPLNEVVAAMAQRHIGSAIVVRRGKLAGILSAIDVCRIFAEYLASHFPNSGGDNRAA